Proteins encoded by one window of Nisaea sp.:
- a CDS encoding YbaN family protein: MSETPKTICGPWRYVLLCVGMLCTVLGVAGIVLPGLPGTLFLLIAVWAFSRSSERFHLWLYNHPHFGSGVRAWHEHGVIPPRAKIAAVTMIGFSFALLWGFVLEDWRLAAATGVTLALVATWIATRPGTIRQEDPA, encoded by the coding sequence TTGAGCGAAACCCCGAAAACCATATGCGGCCCTTGGCGCTATGTGCTGCTTTGCGTCGGCATGCTTTGCACAGTGCTGGGTGTTGCCGGTATCGTGCTGCCGGGATTGCCGGGGACGCTGTTTCTGCTGATTGCGGTCTGGGCTTTTTCCCGCTCTTCCGAACGGTTCCATCTCTGGCTCTACAACCATCCGCATTTCGGCAGCGGCGTGCGCGCCTGGCATGAGCATGGGGTGATCCCGCCGCGGGCCAAGATCGCCGCCGTGACGATGATCGGCTTTTCCTTCGCGCTGCTCTGGGGCTTTGTGCTGGAGGACTGGCGACTGGCGGCGGCGACCGGTGTCACTCTGGCGCTTGTCGCGACCTGGATCGCGACCCGTCCGGGAACGATCAGGCAGGAAGATCCCGCCTGA
- a CDS encoding S24 family peptidase, producing MKLDLQRKRILELVAHRDPPTDLKKASLACGKNHAYLHQFINRGTPRKLPEDVRYALARHLGVDEAVLRPEQGAASPPSPARRIGPSAIMPPFSGSGSVDPAGVVAVPEVRISASAGGGANLEQEPGGNDWYFDAGWLRYELRASARDLRVISIDGDSMEPVLYSGDKVMIDLSRTAPSPPGIFVLHDGIGLVAKQLEYIPNSDPPRVLIRSESPRYQDYERTIEEVNIVGRVIWFARRL from the coding sequence ATGAAGCTCGATCTCCAGCGAAAGCGCATCCTGGAATTGGTGGCGCATCGTGATCCGCCGACGGATCTGAAGAAGGCCTCGCTGGCTTGTGGCAAGAATCACGCCTACTTGCATCAATTCATCAATCGGGGAACGCCACGGAAGTTGCCGGAGGACGTGCGGTATGCGCTGGCCCGGCATCTCGGCGTCGACGAGGCTGTTCTGCGGCCGGAGCAGGGGGCGGCATCTCCGCCTTCTCCGGCGCGCCGGATCGGCCCTTCAGCGATCATGCCGCCTTTTTCCGGCTCCGGGTCTGTCGATCCGGCGGGGGTCGTCGCGGTTCCGGAAGTCCGGATTTCCGCATCGGCCGGTGGCGGCGCCAATCTCGAACAGGAGCCGGGCGGCAACGACTGGTATTTCGACGCGGGCTGGCTTCGGTATGAGCTGCGGGCATCGGCCCGGGATCTCCGGGTGATTTCCATCGACGGCGATTCCATGGAGCCGGTGCTGTATTCCGGCGACAAGGTGATGATCGATCTCAGCCGCACCGCCCCTTCGCCGCCGGGTATTTTCGTACTGCATGACGGTATCGGTCTGGTTGCCAAGCAGCTCGAATATATTCCCAACAGCGACCCGCCACGGGTGCTGATCCGCTCGGAAAGCCCGCGATATCAGGATTACGAACGGACGATTGAAGAAGTGAATATAGTCGGCCGCGTGATATGGTTCGCCCGGCGCCTCTAG
- a CDS encoding DUF6362 family protein has product MTSTQIVPDPKWIKHYLKEAADTLHRLPRAYGKARLTAWPDVAQNSFAHEMSPGRTRPASPSPAAIDRLDESLGWMFACDQEQRIVVWARACGVAWRKLEDIDGRSHVTLRRIEDRGLAAIRDRLRKTPPPHVFRRPD; this is encoded by the coding sequence ATGACGAGCACGCAGATTGTGCCGGATCCAAAATGGATCAAACACTACCTGAAAGAAGCAGCGGACACTTTGCACCGATTGCCACGGGCATATGGCAAAGCCCGGCTCACAGCATGGCCGGATGTGGCGCAAAACAGCTTTGCGCATGAAATGTCACCGGGAAGAACACGGCCGGCATCACCAAGCCCGGCGGCCATCGACCGGCTTGATGAAAGCCTCGGCTGGATGTTCGCCTGCGATCAGGAGCAACGGATCGTGGTCTGGGCCCGGGCTTGCGGCGTCGCCTGGCGAAAACTGGAGGATATTGACGGGCGCAGTCACGTCACGCTGCGCCGGATAGAGGACCGGGGACTGGCCGCAATCCGCGACCGGCTTCGAAAGACACCCCCGCCGCACGTTTTTCGCAGGCCCGATTAA